The Sulfurospirillum halorespirans DSM 13726 genome has a window encoding:
- the murJ gene encoding murein biosynthesis integral membrane protein MurJ, whose amino-acid sequence MLIKSFFTNSIGTLVSRIFGFIRDMLSASILGANIYSDIFFVAFKFPNLFRRIFAEGAFTQSFIPSFIKSPRKALFTYTIFSRFLLFLIIFSLIVTIFSEFFAKMIAFGFDDETVALSAPFVAINFYYLPLIFCVTLFGSLLQYKHHFAVTAFSTALLNIGMITALLLFQNYDRKTIVYALSYGVLVGGLLQVIAHLLALKRDRFFKFLALGFKYRHKKDAALEESRKSFNLSFWHSVIGNSTPQIVSFVDTTLASFLVTGSISYLYYGNRIFQLPLALFAIALTTGLFPRMTRLLKADKEEEAFNLLSQGFWLLAFLLTTSTLGGFMLSDEIVWLLFEHGSFSKQDTANTGFVLGMYMIGLIPFGLSKLFSLWLYARMRQKEAAIIAMYALAANLIFSFSLIKPMGAAGLALAGSLSAFILLFFTLRSFGLAKFFAILYSKKTLILVALLLVEWGILRYAKELIHAYI is encoded by the coding sequence ATGCTTATAAAATCATTTTTCACAAACAGTATCGGAACACTGGTCTCACGTATCTTTGGATTTATTCGAGATATGCTGAGTGCTTCTATTTTAGGGGCTAATATTTACAGCGACATTTTCTTTGTTGCCTTTAAATTTCCCAATCTTTTTCGTCGTATTTTCGCTGAAGGTGCGTTTACACAAAGTTTTATTCCCAGTTTTATCAAATCACCGCGCAAGGCACTTTTTACCTATACCATTTTCTCACGATTTTTACTTTTCCTCATTATCTTCTCATTAATCGTCACAATTTTTAGTGAATTTTTTGCCAAAATGATTGCCTTTGGTTTTGATGATGAAACCGTAGCACTCTCCGCCCCGTTTGTTGCGATTAACTTTTATTACCTGCCACTTATCTTTTGTGTCACGCTTTTTGGCTCACTGCTCCAATACAAACACCATTTCGCAGTCACTGCTTTTTCCACCGCACTGCTGAACATTGGAATGATCACAGCACTGCTTTTATTTCAAAATTATGACCGTAAAACGATTGTGTATGCTTTAAGTTATGGTGTTTTAGTCGGTGGACTTTTGCAAGTCATCGCGCATCTTTTGGCACTTAAAAGAGATCGCTTTTTCAAATTTTTAGCCCTTGGGTTTAAGTACCGCCACAAAAAAGATGCGGCATTAGAAGAGAGTCGTAAAAGCTTTAACCTCTCCTTTTGGCACTCGGTTATTGGAAATTCAACACCGCAAATTGTCTCATTTGTCGACACAACATTAGCAAGTTTTCTCGTGACAGGCAGTATCAGCTATCTTTACTATGGGAACCGTATTTTTCAACTCCCGTTGGCTCTTTTTGCGATTGCGCTTACGACGGGTCTTTTTCCTAGAATGACCCGATTACTCAAAGCAGACAAAGAAGAAGAGGCTTTCAACCTTCTTTCTCAAGGTTTTTGGCTGTTAGCGTTTTTACTCACGACCTCTACGCTGGGAGGCTTTATGCTCAGCGATGAAATCGTTTGGTTACTCTTTGAGCATGGCTCATTTTCAAAGCAAGACACCGCCAATACAGGGTTTGTGCTTGGGATGTACATGATCGGACTGATCCCTTTTGGGCTTTCTAAACTTTTTTCATTGTGGCTGTATGCGAGAATGCGCCAAAAAGAGGCGGCCATCATCGCGATGTATGCACTTGCCGCCAATCTTATCTTCTCATTTTCGCTGATCAAGCCCATGGGCGCGGCAGGACTAGCACTTGCTGGCTCCTTGTCGGCGTTTATTTTGCTCTTTTTTACCCTTCGCTCGTTTGGGCTAGCGAAGTTTTTTGCTATACTGTATAGTAAAAAAACACTTATATTAGTAGCGCTCCTTCTTGTGGAATGGGGCATTTTACGCTATGCAAAGGAACTTATTCATGCTTATATATGA
- a CDS encoding flagellar assembly protein A — MGLFDKIKGTHTDEAKQNDGGTSEFKSIVIDTTNVIKEVKNVAIANHLKVTDLTFTLLRTTTYYSDEKSENNEMNEDELKLLHDDGFLLNPNLKLTQHYRIEIYKIDDQEDDHTPLPDITLSGNKSLTKIIAMVAKSNDVRFTPKLEEKMIEDIQIKKIKAGILVGIRDQNMHKEVKKIVANIRVNGIIDQNQTFVVCQGVDEIPCVNDDLIFHYKKKINAKSSDGKVDYSKRGFVLAVDKDECIIEYIKPQVGMPGRNCRGAFIPVKEPRKANDAPILITPNLTKKESETSIKYIANRGGYVNFDKGTYDIQDQMEINEISFKSTGSIDASLGSNIKINIKEKDILKDAIGAGMSVETTEVHVDGNIGSGAKIKAKIAEIGGQTHQSSYIEADKIIIAVHRGEANGIDVEIDRLEGGKVVGDTVHVKHMIGGEIIAKIVKIDNLMSNAKITASEILEVTELKGTNNKFIIDPSVTKEFNELIESINKKIEKLEEELKAFPRQLSSKKEFIDKNKPMAEMVKEKIMELKRTGVEPPMTLFAKIKDFQEKVIDYNTFLQTFKDKKEELQEYREELNRVQNKVFSAKIINHSAWKEFNEVRFRLIYPPKDVTYNPKEREIAREITLKDMGTGEHRVMRSTEYSNK, encoded by the coding sequence TTGGGGCTATTTGACAAAATCAAGGGAACTCATACCGACGAGGCGAAGCAAAACGATGGTGGAACCTCTGAATTTAAATCCATTGTTATTGACACCACAAATGTCATCAAAGAAGTAAAAAATGTTGCTATTGCGAATCATCTGAAAGTAACGGATCTTACTTTCACACTGCTTCGCACGACCACTTACTACAGTGATGAAAAGAGCGAAAATAATGAAATGAATGAGGATGAGCTCAAACTCTTGCACGATGATGGTTTCTTACTCAATCCCAATCTTAAACTCACGCAGCACTATCGCATTGAGATTTATAAAATTGACGATCAAGAGGACGATCATACACCACTTCCTGATATAACACTGAGCGGTAATAAAAGCCTTACTAAGATTATTGCGATGGTTGCGAAAAGCAATGATGTGCGATTTACCCCGAAACTTGAAGAGAAGATGATTGAAGATATTCAGATCAAAAAGATCAAAGCGGGTATTTTGGTAGGCATTCGTGACCAAAACATGCACAAAGAGGTCAAAAAAATTGTCGCAAATATTCGCGTTAATGGCATTATTGATCAAAATCAGACCTTTGTTGTGTGTCAAGGTGTGGATGAAATCCCTTGTGTGAATGACGATCTGATCTTTCATTATAAAAAGAAAATTAATGCGAAAAGCAGCGATGGAAAAGTGGACTATTCCAAGCGAGGATTTGTTTTAGCCGTAGATAAAGATGAGTGCATTATTGAGTACATTAAACCGCAAGTTGGTATGCCTGGGCGTAATTGCAGGGGTGCTTTTATTCCTGTAAAAGAGCCTCGAAAAGCCAATGATGCTCCTATTTTGATCACCCCTAATTTGACGAAAAAAGAGAGCGAAACGAGCATCAAATACATTGCCAACCGTGGTGGTTATGTCAATTTTGACAAAGGTACCTACGATATTCAAGATCAGATGGAGATTAACGAGATTAGCTTTAAATCCACGGGATCTATCGATGCAAGTTTGGGCTCAAACATCAAGATCAACATCAAAGAAAAAGACATTCTTAAAGATGCCATTGGTGCGGGAATGAGTGTGGAAACTACTGAAGTGCATGTGGACGGTAACATCGGAAGTGGCGCTAAAATTAAAGCAAAAATCGCTGAAATTGGTGGGCAAACCCATCAAAGCTCTTACATTGAAGCCGATAAAATCATCATCGCAGTTCACCGTGGCGAAGCCAATGGTATTGATGTTGAAATTGACCGTTTAGAAGGCGGCAAAGTGGTTGGCGATACTGTACATGTAAAACATATGATCGGCGGTGAAATAATCGCCAAGATTGTCAAAATCGACAATCTTATGTCGAACGCCAAAATAACGGCTTCGGAAATTTTAGAAGTGACGGAGCTTAAGGGAACCAATAACAAATTTATCATTGATCCAAGCGTGACCAAAGAGTTTAATGAGCTCATTGAGTCGATCAATAAAAAGATCGAAAAGCTTGAAGAAGAGCTCAAAGCTTTTCCAAGGCAGTTAAGTTCTAAAAAAGAGTTTATTGATAAAAATAAACCGATGGCAGAGATGGTCAAAGAGAAGATTATGGAGCTTAAGCGAACCGGCGTTGAGCCTCCTATGACACTTTTTGCCAAGATCAAGGATTTTCAAGAAAAAGTGATTGATTACAACACCTTTTTGCAAACGTTTAAAGATAAAAAAGAGGAGTTGCAAGAGTACCGAGAAGAGCTCAATCGCGTTCAAAATAAGGTCTTCTCTGCCAAAATCATCAACCATTCGGCGTGGAAAGAGTTTAACGAAGTGCGCTTTAGACTGATTTATCCGCCAAAAGATGTGACCTACAATCCTAAGGAGCGCGAAATCGCACGTGAAATTACGCTCAAAGATATGGGAACCGGTGAACACAGAGTGATGCGCTCAACGGAGTACAGCAACAAATGA
- the ruvA gene encoding Holliday junction branch migration protein RuvA, with the protein MIVGIEGHVVKKEVTFVHIKTASGLTYKVFVSLVCIGKITTDVIALHVSQIIREDQHSLYGFIDENEKKVFDTLIKLNGIGPSTALAVCSTLSPDDFAQALVSQNVQAFQKVPGIGPKSAKRILVELSDFSLQLNYDDHSSGSMIEASLALESLGFKKEMIKKVLSTCQGVDTQTLIKEALRKLS; encoded by the coding sequence ATGATAGTAGGAATTGAAGGACACGTCGTTAAAAAAGAGGTGACGTTTGTTCATATTAAAACCGCTTCAGGACTGACTTATAAAGTCTTTGTCTCCTTGGTCTGCATTGGAAAGATTACCACCGATGTGATAGCGTTACATGTAAGCCAAATTATCCGCGAAGATCAGCACAGTTTGTACGGATTTATCGATGAAAATGAGAAAAAAGTGTTTGATACATTGATTAAACTCAATGGCATTGGCCCTTCAACGGCTTTGGCGGTTTGCTCTACACTCAGTCCTGATGATTTTGCGCAAGCCTTGGTGAGTCAAAATGTGCAAGCCTTTCAAAAGGTTCCAGGCATTGGCCCTAAAAGTGCCAAGCGCATCTTAGTGGAACTCAGTGATTTTTCATTGCAATTAAACTATGATGATCACAGCTCTGGAAGCATGATCGAAGCCTCTTTGGCACTTGAAAGCCTTGGATTTAAGAAAGAGATGATTAAAAAAGTCCTGAGCACCTGTCAGGGAGTTGATACCCAAACACTGATCAAAGAAGCTCTTAGAAAGCTTAGTTAA
- a CDS encoding D-alanine--D-alanine ligase, whose protein sequence is MTVAVLFGAQSFEHEISVVSAIALKKVLKCDIVYIFCDYERNFYLIPTDKITSKRFSSGEYKKDKALLLKQGGFYAKKMLGEEKITFDVMINLVHGRDGEDGKLSSLLDFFGVPYIGPRTEGSCISYNKLFTKLYAQEVGVNVLDYQALRKGSNELIRVPYPLIIKPLRLGSSIGIGIVKEKKELEYALDVAFEFDDTVLIEPFISGVKEYNLAGCKTDAFQFSIIEEPQKEEFLDFDKKYLDFSRTKRVNEATLDAQEEASIKEAFERLYDPLFLGALIRCDFFVVEGKVYLNEINPIPGSMANYLFDDFDGVMKALSNYLPKDITMSKEYRYINSIQAAKGK, encoded by the coding sequence ATGACTGTAGCCGTTTTATTTGGCGCCCAAAGTTTTGAACATGAGATTAGCGTGGTGAGTGCCATCGCGCTTAAAAAAGTCCTAAAATGCGACATTGTTTATATTTTTTGTGATTATGAACGTAATTTTTACCTGATCCCGACCGATAAAATTACCTCCAAACGCTTTAGCAGTGGTGAGTACAAAAAAGACAAAGCGCTTCTCCTTAAGCAAGGTGGTTTTTACGCTAAAAAGATGCTGGGAGAAGAGAAAATTACGTTTGATGTGATGATCAACCTTGTGCATGGACGAGATGGCGAAGATGGAAAACTAAGTTCACTGCTTGATTTTTTTGGTGTGCCTTACATTGGTCCACGCACAGAGGGGAGTTGCATCAGTTACAACAAACTGTTTACGAAACTCTACGCACAAGAAGTGGGTGTGAATGTGCTCGATTACCAAGCGCTTCGTAAAGGTAGCAATGAGCTGATTCGTGTTCCGTATCCTTTGATCATCAAGCCGCTTCGTCTTGGAAGTTCCATTGGGATTGGCATTGTGAAAGAGAAAAAAGAGCTTGAGTATGCACTCGATGTCGCCTTTGAATTTGATGACACGGTTTTAATAGAGCCTTTTATTAGCGGTGTCAAAGAGTACAATCTTGCAGGGTGCAAGACCGACGCATTTCAATTTTCGATCATTGAAGAGCCCCAAAAAGAGGAATTTTTAGACTTTGATAAAAAGTATTTGGACTTTTCACGCACCAAAAGAGTTAATGAAGCCACGCTTGATGCCCAAGAAGAAGCCAGCATTAAAGAGGCGTTTGAGAGGCTTTACGATCCACTCTTTTTAGGTGCACTCATTCGTTGTGACTTCTTTGTTGTTGAGGGCAAAGTTTATTTGAATGAGATTAACCCCATTCCTGGAAGCATGGCAAATTACCTTTTTGATGATTTTGATGGCGTGATGAAAGCGCTTTCAAACTACTTACCCAAAGATATTACGATGAGCAAAGAGTACCGCTATATTAACTCAATTCAAGCCGCTAAAGGGAAGTAA
- a CDS encoding type II toxin-antitoxin system Phd/YefM family antitoxin, giving the protein MTYAKNEIMTATDMVRNFSSVLGSLSKGENKRIVIVKNNRFEAVMITVDEYEKMSEAVHILEKIYASTKKKSDG; this is encoded by the coding sequence ATGACCTACGCTAAAAACGAGATAATGACAGCAACCGATATGGTGCGCAACTTTAGCTCCGTCTTAGGAAGCCTCAGTAAAGGGGAAAACAAACGTATCGTCATCGTGAAAAATAACCGTTTTGAAGCGGTAATGATTACGGTGGACGAATACGAAAAAATGAGCGAAGCGGTTCATATTTTGGAAAAAATCTACGCTAGCACGAAAAAGAAGAGTGATGGCTAA
- a CDS encoding alpha/beta fold hydrolase, whose protein sequence is MAKREIVFQNSTYALSYELLNQHQPQTILFLHGWGSSKEIMKQAFGKCFPAYQHLYLDLPGFGASSINDVIETGTYADIVQVFLKALHVKPLIVFGHSFGGKVATLLQPEVLVLLSSAGILAPKSLKIRAKIALFKLLKPFAPRSFYRFFATKDVEGMSNVMYEILKCVVNEDLSAQFLTCKAKSFLFWGKEDTATPLSSGEKMHALIKGSHFYAMEGDHFFFIKQAKQIEKTLGEFGW, encoded by the coding sequence ATGGCTAAGAGAGAGATTGTATTTCAAAATAGCACGTATGCGCTCTCCTACGAGCTACTCAACCAACATCAACCTCAAACGATTCTGTTTCTACATGGCTGGGGAAGCAGTAAAGAGATCATGAAGCAAGCGTTTGGCAAGTGCTTTCCTGCGTACCAGCATCTCTATCTTGATCTTCCTGGATTTGGAGCTTCTTCCATTAATGATGTCATTGAAACAGGAACTTACGCAGACATTGTTCAGGTTTTCTTGAAGGCTTTACATGTAAAACCTCTCATCGTTTTTGGACACTCTTTTGGGGGAAAAGTTGCCACATTACTTCAGCCAGAGGTGTTGGTGCTACTCTCCAGTGCTGGCATACTTGCGCCAAAATCCCTGAAAATCAGAGCAAAAATAGCACTTTTTAAACTGCTCAAACCCTTCGCTCCACGCTCGTTCTACCGCTTTTTTGCGACCAAAGATGTGGAGGGCATGAGTAACGTGATGTATGAAATTCTCAAATGCGTTGTCAACGAAGACTTGAGCGCGCAATTTCTTACATGTAAAGCCAAAAGCTTTCTGTTTTGGGGAAAAGAGGACACCGCAACTCCTCTTTCAAGTGGCGAAAAGATGCACGCGCTTATCAAGGGAAGTCACTTTTATGCGATGGAAGGCGATCATTTCTTTTTTATCAAACAGGCAAAACAGATTGAAAAAACACTGGGAGAGTTTGGATGGTGA
- a CDS encoding acylphosphatase — MVNTYLLNVTGHVQGVGYRRFVLSVAKALDYVGYVKNLADGSVEVVINTEFEEELEFFISKLYDGTLFSAVHDVTCKKIEMMIFDDFEKR, encoded by the coding sequence ATGGTGAATACCTATCTGCTTAATGTCACAGGGCATGTTCAAGGCGTAGGGTATCGTCGTTTTGTGCTCAGTGTAGCAAAGGCTTTGGACTACGTTGGTTATGTGAAAAATCTTGCAGATGGCAGCGTTGAAGTGGTCATCAACACTGAATTTGAAGAAGAGTTGGAGTTTTTTATCAGCAAGCTTTACGATGGAACACTGTTTTCAGCGGTTCACGACGTTACATGTAAAAAGATCGAAATGATGATCTTTGATGATTTTGAAAAGAGATAA
- a CDS encoding Mur ligase family protein, with translation MDQMVLSVVHLCFILGIGFYFITAMQWYSYRLERIFFHYNRYDWHLYFFALPLMGYYFLEGIFLYAFVALFLALLFVWQKKMDKKLVWTARVKRFFLFLVLATLFQDLLCLMLASCFKLGIIIPLAVAQCASMVYEKILFEGFKKEAQHRLMNNPKLKVVAITASYGKTSIKNFLAQILSSQLKVYKTPRSVNTLGGIIKDINESLPDVCDVYIVEAGARMRGDIDEIARLVHPHIAVVGCIGEQHIEYFKTLENIRNTKMEMINSTRLEKAFVHESANIKPTSMILSFGSELSDIEASLQGLSFSMMLDGVKEHFTCKLLGAFNAINIAAAIHVARALGLELPVIKEAVANLQGVEHRLQKIEAGGKLIIDDSYNGNLEGMLSSYDLVATHVGRKVIITPGIVESSEEANAALAQKIDAVFDLVILTGKANVEILDLHVKKAQKIILSDKSKLQETLAEQTHAGDVILFSNDAPNFI, from the coding sequence ATGGATCAAATGGTTTTAAGTGTGGTACATCTATGTTTTATTTTAGGAATCGGGTTTTATTTTATCACCGCAATGCAGTGGTACAGCTATAGGCTTGAACGCATTTTCTTCCACTACAACCGTTACGACTGGCATCTTTACTTCTTTGCGCTTCCATTAATGGGTTATTATTTTTTAGAAGGCATTTTTCTCTACGCGTTTGTTGCACTCTTTTTAGCACTGCTGTTTGTTTGGCAAAAAAAGATGGACAAAAAATTGGTCTGGACGGCACGCGTCAAACGCTTTTTCCTCTTTTTAGTGTTAGCAACCTTGTTTCAAGATCTGTTATGTTTAATGCTTGCCTCATGTTTCAAACTGGGCATCATCATTCCTTTGGCGGTGGCTCAATGTGCAAGTATGGTGTACGAAAAGATCCTTTTTGAAGGGTTTAAAAAAGAGGCACAGCACAGATTGATGAACAATCCAAAGCTCAAAGTGGTTGCCATTACTGCCAGTTACGGAAAAACGAGCATTAAAAACTTTCTGGCACAGATTTTAAGCAGCCAACTCAAGGTCTACAAAACGCCTCGCAGTGTCAATACTCTTGGAGGCATCATCAAAGACATTAATGAATCACTACCCGATGTATGCGATGTTTACATCGTTGAAGCAGGAGCACGTATGCGAGGTGACATTGATGAGATCGCGCGACTGGTTCATCCGCATATCGCCGTGGTAGGGTGCATTGGAGAACAGCATATTGAGTACTTTAAAACGCTTGAAAACATCCGCAATACCAAAATGGAGATGATCAACTCAACGCGACTTGAGAAGGCTTTTGTGCATGAGAGTGCCAACATTAAACCAACCTCGATGATCCTCTCATTTGGCTCTGAGTTGAGCGATATTGAAGCCTCATTGCAAGGGCTCAGCTTTTCTATGATGCTTGATGGCGTTAAAGAGCACTTTACATGTAAGCTTTTGGGTGCGTTTAATGCTATCAATATTGCCGCAGCGATTCACGTTGCACGCGCGTTGGGGCTGGAACTTCCTGTGATTAAAGAAGCGGTTGCAAATCTGCAAGGCGTGGAGCATCGTCTGCAAAAAATTGAGGCAGGTGGAAAGCTTATTATTGATGATAGTTACAATGGTAATTTAGAAGGCATGCTGAGTTCATACGATCTTGTTGCAACGCATGTGGGGCGCAAAGTGATCATCACGCCAGGTATTGTTGAAAGCAGTGAAGAGGCCAATGCCGCTCTAGCGCAAAAAATAGACGCTGTTTTTGATCTGGTGATCCTCACAGGCAAGGCTAATGTTGAGATCTTAGATTTACATGTAAAAAAAGCGCAGAAGATTATACTCAGTGATAAATCAAAACTCCAAGAGACCTTGGCGGAACAAACGCACGCGGGAGATGTGATACTTTTTTCGAATGATGCTCCAAATTTTATCTAA
- the pta gene encoding phosphate acetyltransferase: MKTKSLYISSLAPAAGSLIVAMGIMELLKSRLGRVAFFRPVILDGSGADKDINFMLEYYALGMEYKDAYGYTVHEVESLIAENKFNHVLENLIDKLKILESQYDFVLIEGLNQSNFSQALDFDINLSIAKNLSSPFIGVLKGKNKSVKEVMDEILIEAEAIKGAGCQHFATFVNRLGEDEAEELKALSKQDALQCAPLYFLPEVPELDTPTVAEIKKALGCMHIYGEEKDLRRVVKQSKIAAMKLDNFLEYIEDGDLVITSGDRSDIIVGCLSTVFSNNYPNISGILLTAGMMPHKSINKLVAGFKDLSIPILSVEDGTFNTAVNVAKVPATITPQSVRKIALAMGLFSSNVNITEIEKCIDTESATSAITPIMFEYALFERARRDRKKIVLPESNDERILRATEILLRRDVADIILLGVEEEVRQKSASLGLDISKATIIDPLNSPLMDEFVTSFYEMRKAKGLALDVARDSMMMKNYFGTMMVYLGHADGMVSGAIHTTQETIRPALQIIKTKPGISIVSSLFFMCLDTRVLVYGDCAVNQDPNAEELAQIAISSADTAKMFGIEPKIAMLSYSTGDSGKGEEVEKVRLATKIVKETRPDLLVEGPIQYDAAIDPSVAKTKLPNSQVAGKATIFIFPDLNTGNNTYKAVQRSSGAVAIGPVLQGLRKPVNDLSRGCLVPDIVNTVAITAIQAQTNDGDIK; the protein is encoded by the coding sequence ATGAAAACGAAGAGTTTATATATCTCATCGCTTGCGCCAGCAGCGGGCAGTCTGATCGTAGCGATGGGTATTATGGAGCTGTTAAAAAGCCGTCTTGGGAGAGTTGCTTTTTTTCGCCCTGTCATTTTAGATGGCAGTGGAGCCGATAAAGATATTAACTTTATGTTAGAGTATTATGCACTGGGTATGGAGTATAAAGATGCCTATGGTTATACGGTACATGAAGTTGAAAGCTTAATTGCAGAAAATAAGTTCAATCACGTTTTAGAAAACCTTATTGATAAACTCAAAATCTTGGAAAGCCAGTATGATTTTGTTCTCATCGAAGGGCTCAATCAGTCTAACTTTTCACAAGCACTTGATTTTGACATCAATCTCTCCATTGCTAAAAATCTCAGTAGCCCTTTTATTGGTGTCCTCAAAGGCAAAAATAAGAGCGTCAAAGAGGTGATGGATGAGATTTTGATTGAAGCAGAGGCGATTAAAGGTGCAGGCTGTCAACACTTTGCAACCTTTGTCAATCGTTTAGGCGAAGACGAAGCTGAAGAGCTCAAAGCGCTTTCAAAACAAGATGCTTTACAATGCGCACCGCTCTATTTTTTACCCGAAGTTCCAGAACTCGACACTCCAACCGTCGCTGAAATCAAAAAAGCGCTTGGCTGTATGCACATTTACGGTGAAGAAAAAGATCTCAGACGTGTGGTCAAACAGAGCAAAATTGCAGCGATGAAACTCGATAATTTCTTAGAATACATCGAAGATGGCGACTTGGTTATCACTTCAGGTGATCGCTCTGACATTATTGTCGGCTGCTTGAGTACGGTTTTTTCTAACAATTACCCGAACATCTCAGGTATTTTACTGACCGCTGGTATGATGCCTCACAAATCCATCAACAAGCTTGTTGCAGGATTTAAAGATCTCTCTATTCCTATCTTAAGTGTGGAAGATGGCACCTTTAATACAGCAGTCAATGTTGCGAAAGTTCCTGCAACCATTACACCGCAAAGTGTACGAAAAATCGCGTTGGCTATGGGACTTTTCTCTTCCAATGTCAATATCACAGAGATTGAAAAGTGTATCGACACCGAATCAGCCACAAGTGCTATTACTCCGATTATGTTTGAGTATGCACTTTTTGAGCGTGCGAGAAGAGATCGTAAAAAAATTGTCTTGCCTGAGAGCAATGATGAGCGCATTTTGCGTGCAACAGAGATTTTGTTGCGTCGTGATGTTGCTGATATTATTCTTTTAGGCGTTGAAGAAGAGGTTCGCCAAAAAAGTGCAAGTCTTGGACTAGACATTAGCAAAGCGACCATCATCGATCCGTTGAATTCTCCGCTTATGGATGAGTTTGTGACGTCGTTTTACGAGATGCGAAAAGCCAAAGGGCTTGCGCTTGATGTGGCACGCGATAGCATGATGATGAAAAATTACTTTGGAACGATGATGGTCTATCTTGGACATGCCGATGGTATGGTTTCAGGCGCTATTCACACGACACAAGAGACGATTCGACCTGCGCTTCAGATCATCAAAACTAAGCCAGGTATCTCCATTGTTTCGAGCCTTTTCTTTATGTGTTTGGATACACGTGTGTTGGTTTATGGCGATTGTGCCGTCAATCAAGACCCTAATGCAGAGGAGCTTGCGCAAATTGCTATCTCCTCTGCCGATACGGCAAAAATGTTTGGTATTGAGCCAAAAATCGCGATGCTTTCTTACTCTACGGGTGATTCAGGCAAGGGTGAAGAGGTTGAAAAAGTGCGTCTTGCAACGAAGATTGTCAAAGAGACACGTCCTGATTTATTGGTCGAAGGTCCGATTCAATACGACGCTGCCATTGATCCAAGTGTTGCTAAAACCAAACTGCCAAACAGTCAGGTCGCTGGTAAAGCAACGATCTTTATCTTCCCCGATCTTAATACAGGCAATAACACCTACAAAGCGGTTCAAAGAAGCTCCGGTGCGGTTGCCATTGGTCCCGTTTTACAAGGCCTTAGAAAACCAGTTAATGACTTAAGTCGTGGATGTTTAGTCCCTGATATTGTCAATACCGTTGCCATTACAGCCATTCAAGCACAAACCAATGATGGAGATATTAAGTGA